The following proteins are co-located in the Lacticaseibacillus paracasei subsp. paracasei genome:
- a CDS encoding SHOCT domain-containing protein has protein sequence MKENKLIVRRLVAGVLLIVTALWAFYDTTVFGRLLAFYRGTNMEMVVQSEEGLVIMSGILGLIVGIVYVSTSKRRPVKWLEYTITGVAIVFLLLSQTAVDLLTGGIVSAIRWLVFLFIVVGLPLKNGYKDMPFASKKASSITDVVSDHGPAETGSNKNDKTNMIDDADLRKLKKLLDDGIISEQEFNAKKKQLLGL, from the coding sequence ATGAAGGAAAACAAATTGATTGTTCGCCGCTTGGTTGCTGGTGTTCTGCTGATTGTAACGGCATTATGGGCGTTCTATGATACAACCGTTTTTGGCAGGCTTTTAGCCTTTTATAGAGGCACAAATATGGAGATGGTCGTTCAGTCTGAAGAAGGGCTGGTAATTATGTCCGGCATTTTAGGACTAATCGTTGGAATTGTTTATGTTTCAACTTCCAAACGCCGTCCCGTGAAGTGGCTTGAATATACAATTACTGGTGTTGCAATTGTATTCTTGCTTCTCTCGCAAACGGCAGTTGACTTGCTTACCGGTGGCATTGTTTCTGCTATTCGTTGGCTGGTATTTTTGTTTATTGTAGTGGGCCTGCCGCTCAAAAACGGATATAAGGATATGCCTTTTGCTTCAAAGAAAGCTTCATCCATTACAGATGTGGTGTCCGATCATGGTCCGGCTGAAACCGGTTCTAATAAAAATGACAAAACGAACATGATTGATGATGCTGATCTTCGAAAACTGAAAAAGCTTTTAGATGATGGCATTATTAGTGAGCAAGAGTTCAATGCTAAAAAGAAGCAACTTCTGGGACTGTAG
- a CDS encoding phage antirepressor Ant: MNELIKTITRDDGTIAVSGRELHDFLEVDTPYTQWFDRMIDYGFTENTDFKGLSQKSEKPIGGRPRIEHVMTLDMAKEVAMIQRTDRGKQARQYFIEIDKQAHHDMTGLSPATRAAVAATQALAAQERRLNRVDAKVNAISDIVSISTMDWRRATRDIITKIAHMRGDDYQATRKDIYKDVEQRGGYSLSTRLTNLRNRMAGEGQSLSKRNKTNKVDVIGNDKRLIEIYMAVVKDHAIKYRVWDNEY, translated from the coding sequence ATGAACGAATTAATTAAGACCATCACCCGCGATGATGGCACGATCGCCGTGAGCGGTCGCGAGCTACATGATTTCTTGGAAGTAGATACTCCGTATACGCAATGGTTTGACCGCATGATTGACTATGGATTTACGGAAAACACTGACTTTAAAGGTTTATCACAAAAAAGTGAAAAACCTATTGGTGGTCGTCCACGGATTGAACACGTCATGACACTTGACATGGCCAAGGAAGTTGCAATGATTCAGCGAACCGATCGAGGCAAGCAAGCGCGTCAATATTTTATCGAAATTGATAAGCAGGCACATCACGATATGACCGGTCTAAGTCCAGCGACACGGGCAGCTGTTGCAGCTACGCAAGCGCTAGCCGCACAAGAGCGACGCTTGAATCGAGTTGATGCAAAAGTAAATGCCATCAGTGACATCGTAAGTATTTCCACAATGGACTGGCGCCGAGCAACTCGGGACATCATTACTAAGATCGCACATATGAGAGGAGACGATTATCAAGCCACACGGAAAGATATCTACAAAGATGTCGAACAACGAGGCGGATACAGCTTGAGTACACGGCTTACCAACCTACGCAACCGAATGGCTGGGGAAGGCCAATCTTTATCCAAGCGAAATAAGACTAACAAAGTTGATGTGATCGGCAATGACAAGCGGCTCATTGAGATCTACATGGCGGTTGTTAAGGACCACGCTATCAAGTATCGCGTCTGGGACAACGAGTATTAA
- a CDS encoding site-specific integrase → MATFRKRGKYWEYRVKYTDSAGKQLVASHGGYRLKSSAQDAAEAVEDDLKRGGDPSKAGTLFLDYWDQWIDAYKSGDKSLNTEYRYTLLRKHLKSRFDGRELGSIRPIEWQRFLNDFAAGKDRKKETTRKGPRERSKDIVSKMNSYVRSMVKAAINDRLLFSDFTFGAKVGGIRSGSKVKVLDQEDFSQVKSQAAEKASYRSIGALAVYLGAMTGMRVSETLALTWADIDTINNVIHVTRSWDHQYGTGFKPTKTEASIRDIEVSPAVIKLLERIHQEQMAAYLRTGYRDADQMIMRNQWHTVITDTACNKALAILQSDAGIPKEKQITFHGLRHSHVSYLISQGIDIYYISKRLGHSDITITMRVYGHLLDSQKKKEALKATAAMDRL, encoded by the coding sequence ATGGCAACATTTAGGAAACGCGGCAAATATTGGGAATACAGGGTTAAGTATACGGATTCCGCTGGTAAACAGCTGGTTGCTTCACACGGTGGGTATCGTCTCAAATCATCTGCGCAAGATGCTGCAGAAGCTGTAGAAGATGACCTCAAACGTGGCGGTGATCCTTCCAAAGCTGGGACACTGTTTTTGGATTATTGGGATCAATGGATTGATGCTTATAAGTCAGGCGATAAGTCCCTCAATACTGAATATAGATACACGTTGCTAAGAAAACATTTGAAGTCACGTTTTGACGGCCGTGAGCTTGGCTCAATCCGTCCAATCGAATGGCAACGCTTCTTGAATGATTTTGCTGCCGGTAAGGACCGCAAGAAAGAGACCACACGCAAAGGCCCTCGCGAACGCTCAAAGGATATTGTCAGCAAGATGAATAGCTATGTCCGCTCAATGGTTAAGGCAGCCATCAATGATCGTCTGCTCTTTTCTGACTTCACTTTTGGTGCCAAGGTTGGTGGAATCCGTTCAGGAAGCAAAGTTAAAGTGCTTGATCAGGAAGACTTTTCACAGGTTAAGTCTCAGGCGGCCGAGAAGGCTTCATATCGAAGCATAGGGGCGCTAGCAGTGTATTTAGGGGCAATGACAGGCATGCGGGTTTCTGAGACTCTAGCGCTCACGTGGGCTGATATAGATACTATTAACAATGTGATACATGTTACCCGTTCTTGGGATCATCAGTATGGGACTGGATTCAAGCCGACAAAAACCGAAGCGTCAATACGAGATATTGAAGTGTCACCAGCAGTTATTAAGCTACTCGAGCGCATTCATCAAGAGCAAATGGCAGCATACTTGCGAACTGGTTATAGAGATGCCGATCAAATGATCATGCGGAATCAATGGCACACGGTCATTACTGACACAGCCTGCAATAAGGCACTTGCGATTTTGCAAAGCGATGCAGGGATCCCAAAAGAAAAACAAATTACTTTCCACGGCCTACGTCACAGCCACGTTAGCTATCTAATTAGTCAAGGCATTGACATCTATTACATCTCAAAACGTCTTGGCCATTCAGACATCACAATCACCATGCGAGTATACGGTCATCTTTTGGACTCTCAGAAAAAGAAAGAAGCTTTGAAAGCCACGGCTGCCATGGATCGGCTTTGA
- a CDS encoding helix-turn-helix transcriptional regulator, with product MLAGATKQDLRVEFLKPKDKLRGERNRRRWTTSYVGAMVGLSRRQYELKEKGMYPFNDYEMLIIARAMEIPVGALFFED from the coding sequence ATGCTAGCTGGAGCAACTAAACAAGACTTACGTGTAGAATTTCTAAAACCTAAAGACAAACTGCGTGGAGAGCGCAATCGGCGCCGTTGGACAACATCATATGTTGGCGCAATGGTTGGCCTTAGCCGTAGGCAATATGAGCTAAAAGAAAAAGGAATGTATCCATTTAACGATTATGAAATGTTAATCATTGCCAGAGCGATGGAAATTCCTGTTGGAGCTCTTTTTTTTGAAGACTAA
- a CDS encoding LexA family transcriptional regulator, which yields MTQADLSRITGIAQNTISNHENQNRALDENSIIKYAKALGVTPQALYDAAIVKKSIDTKSMVIDVRQTAIDEINDVVKELVTPRVQKVASYAEKQLNEQQSPDNVVSLDEARVERNLDEPEFNVEVDGIVAAGYGAFNDDRNEPMDTVKIPDSAIPSHYDYCFKVVGDSMHPTYDDGELVFVQKTQDVTNGMIAVVDIDDMTFIKKLIFEENRLCLRSLNDDVDEETGERIYPDFYADDTDNIEVIGKVVGSYAFK from the coding sequence ATGACTCAGGCTGACCTTAGCAGGATTACCGGCATTGCCCAGAACACTATTTCAAATCATGAAAATCAGAATAGAGCACTCGATGAAAATTCCATCATTAAATACGCCAAAGCACTTGGGGTAACTCCGCAAGCACTGTACGATGCGGCTATTGTTAAGAAGTCAATTGACACTAAATCAATGGTGATTGATGTACGGCAAACCGCAATTGACGAAATTAATGATGTTGTTAAAGAACTAGTAACGCCTCGCGTGCAAAAAGTTGCTTCATATGCCGAAAAGCAGCTCAATGAACAGCAAAGTCCAGACAACGTTGTCAGCTTAGATGAAGCGCGTGTAGAACGTAATCTCGATGAACCAGAGTTCAATGTTGAGGTTGATGGTATTGTGGCCGCTGGATATGGTGCCTTTAATGATGATCGTAATGAACCAATGGACACAGTTAAGATCCCGGATAGTGCCATTCCGTCTCACTACGATTACTGCTTTAAAGTTGTCGGCGACAGTATGCACCCTACCTATGATGATGGTGAGCTCGTCTTTGTTCAGAAAACACAAGATGTCACTAACGGCATGATCGCGGTAGTTGACATTGATGACATGACATTTATCAAGAAACTGATTTTTGAAGAGAACCGTCTCTGCCTTCGGTCATTGAATGATGACGTAGATGAAGAAACTGGCGAACGTATCTACCCAGATTTCTACGCTGACGACACGGACAATATTGAAGTGATTGGTAAAGTTGTCGGGTCATACGCATTTAAATAA
- a CDS encoding DUF771 domain-containing protein, protein METTLKINPEITITLPEDKTIVDRSGYEQLKRDADYRRWWDVTDLKNRYHRDKEWFKRNVFAPYERELRDRIVMYPHGGKSSYLCKPIPFDDFVQSHFPEISKRAEK, encoded by the coding sequence ATGGAAACAACATTGAAGATTAACCCCGAAATCACTATCACGCTACCTGAAGACAAGACAATCGTTGACCGTTCAGGATACGAGCAATTGAAGCGAGACGCTGATTATCGTCGCTGGTGGGATGTTACAGACCTCAAAAACCGGTATCACCGTGACAAGGAATGGTTTAAGCGGAACGTATTTGCTCCGTATGAACGCGAACTTCGAGATCGTATTGTGATGTACCCACATGGAGGAAAGTCGAGCTACTTATGCAAGCCAATTCCATTTGACGATTTTGTGCAGAGCCACTTTCCAGAAATCAGTAAGAGGGCGGAGAAATGA
- a CDS encoding MucBP domain-containing protein, with protein MAQVKLTIHYVDETGKSLGPENHLTNAVGQRFRLTAPTLIGYNFQKAVLPDGSEVGDPTVVGVMTKDEQQLIFIYSATASLTSQPTPATLVIKYVDEHQQDLRDVQVLHTKTGHQFELTAPFFPGYQYHHALLPGGMVMSDQTVSGRLIRAHNELIFSYRVHSQNHPNKI; from the coding sequence TTGGCACAAGTAAAATTAACCATTCATTATGTTGATGAGACCGGCAAGTCGCTTGGACCTGAGAACCATTTAACGAACGCGGTGGGTCAGCGTTTTCGGCTAACGGCACCAACTCTGATTGGCTATAACTTTCAGAAGGCTGTTCTACCAGATGGCAGTGAGGTTGGCGATCCTACAGTGGTCGGAGTCATGACCAAAGATGAACAACAACTGATCTTTATTTACAGCGCAACAGCCTCTTTAACGTCACAGCCGACACCAGCAACATTGGTGATTAAATATGTGGATGAACATCAACAAGACTTACGTGATGTGCAGGTCTTGCACACAAAGACAGGTCATCAGTTCGAACTAACGGCACCTTTTTTCCCTGGTTATCAGTACCACCATGCATTACTGCCAGGTGGCATGGTGATGTCAGACCAGACAGTATCGGGCCGATTGATTCGCGCACATAACGAACTCATTTTCTCGTATCGCGTTCACTCACAAAATCACCCCAACAAGATTTAA
- a CDS encoding NAD(P)-dependent oxidoreductase codes for MKIAIIGATGHAGSAIFKEALKRGHEVTGYVRHPDKSVGILPPDADLIQQDAFTLTREQLTGYDAVIDAFATTVEQAYLHIDLADHLIHELRNTDKPRVIFILGAGSLKNGDQTLYDTLKKDPHAAAFINTPLNQFRELQLLRWTDNVNWLGISPSANFQPGPATAYVRGKDELLKDDSGKSVLNSDTLAVALLDELENPTIKQARFTARNA; via the coding sequence ATGAAGATTGCGATTATTGGTGCCACAGGACATGCAGGTTCGGCTATTTTTAAGGAGGCCCTCAAACGAGGCCATGAAGTGACCGGTTATGTTCGCCATCCAGATAAAAGTGTTGGAATCTTGCCACCGGATGCAGATCTGATTCAACAAGATGCGTTCACGTTGACGCGCGAGCAGTTGACGGGTTATGACGCTGTTATTGATGCTTTTGCGACAACTGTTGAGCAAGCTTATCTCCACATTGATCTGGCCGACCACTTAATTCATGAGTTACGCAACACTGATAAGCCACGTGTGATTTTTATTCTCGGCGCAGGCAGTCTAAAGAATGGCGACCAGACATTGTATGATACACTAAAAAAAGATCCACACGCTGCTGCTTTTATTAATACACCATTGAATCAATTTCGGGAACTGCAGTTGTTACGGTGGACCGATAATGTAAACTGGCTTGGTATTTCGCCAAGCGCTAACTTTCAGCCTGGACCAGCTACAGCCTACGTACGTGGTAAAGACGAGCTGTTGAAAGATGATAGCGGCAAATCTGTCTTAAATAGCGACACACTTGCCGTTGCCTTGCTAGATGAGCTCGAAAACCCGACCATCAAACAAGCACGCTTCACAGCTCGCAATGCTTAA